One window of Bacillota bacterium genomic DNA carries:
- a CDS encoding Hsp20/alpha crystallin family protein, translated as MSLVRWDPFDELATIRDAMNRVFDETFARRAVGGFSLGRAWQPSVDMYETENEVVVRADLPGVDQKDVEITLTDSALTIKGESKYEKEIEDRNVYRRERAYGSFSRTLPITTKVKPDQARASFRNGVLEVVIPKAEEAKGKVYRLDIH; from the coding sequence GTGAGCCTAGTGAGATGGGATCCTTTTGACGAGCTTGCGACGATTCGGGACGCGATGAACAGGGTGTTCGACGAGACATTCGCGAGACGTGCAGTGGGCGGCTTCTCGCTCGGTCGGGCGTGGCAGCCGTCGGTCGACATGTACGAAACCGAGAACGAGGTCGTTGTGAGGGCGGACCTGCCCGGCGTGGATCAGAAGGATGTGGAGATAACCCTCACCGACAGCGCTCTCACGATAAAGGGAGAATCGAAGTACGAGAAGGAGATCGAGGACAGGAACGTGTACCGCCGCGAGCGTGCCTACGGCTCGTTCTCCCGGACGCTGCCGATCACAACGAAGGTGAAGCCCGACCAGGCGCGGGCCAGCTTCAGGAACGGCGTCCTGGAGGTAGTCATTCCGAAGGCCGAGGAGGCGAAGGGTAAGGTCTACAGACTAGACATTCACTGA
- a CDS encoding nitroreductase family protein, whose protein sequence is MTKDLVEAIEQRRSVREFKPDAVPDATISRIIGCALMAPSAGNIQPWRFWVVKRPDVKAALADAAFGQGFVKEAPVVVVVAVEPKRSESKYGRRGSELYCIQDTAAAIENMLLTAVAYGLGACWVGAFDEDAARRALGLPEGERPVAMIPIGYPKRDPAGKRPRPQRPWEEVVVVVD, encoded by the coding sequence GTGACGAAGGACCTTGTCGAGGCGATCGAACAACGCAGGAGCGTTAGGGAGTTCAAGCCTGACGCGGTTCCCGATGCGACGATAAGCCGGATCATCGGTTGTGCCCTGATGGCGCCATCGGCAGGCAATATTCAGCCATGGCGATTCTGGGTGGTGAAACGGCCTGACGTCAAGGCCGCTCTCGCGGATGCCGCTTTCGGGCAGGGCTTCGTAAAGGAGGCGCCTGTGGTGGTGGTCGTGGCGGTCGAGCCGAAGCGGAGCGAATCCAAGTACGGGAGGCGTGGTTCGGAACTTTACTGCATCCAGGACACCGCGGCCGCAATCGAGAACATGCTCCTCACAGCGGTGGCGTACGGCCTTGGGGCGTGCTGGGTAGGGGCGTTCGATGAGGATGCCGCAAGGCGCGCCCTTGGTCTGCCCGAGGGCGAGCGGCCCGTCGCTATGATACCCATCGGCTACCCCAAGAGAGATCCAGCTGGCAAGCGCCCGCGCCCTCAGCGACCCTGGGAAGAGGTCGTCGTGGTGGTAGACTGA
- a CDS encoding serpin family protein, translating into MNVRSAHSKLMLVMACFLTVAFLNLSASALATDRADVDSLVSGNTSFAIDLYKKLAQDEGNIFFSPYSISSALAMTYAGARGETARQMAGTLHFDLESEKLHAAFSDLTKTYNLPGKQYQLSVANALWGQMGYEFLPEFLDITNKHYGAGFREVDYVGAREEARATINKWVETKTCGKIKDLIQAQDLTPLTRLVLTNAIYFKGQWQTRFNSKDTKPMPFHVSAQSTVDVPMMHLVAQFNYAENSHAQILEMPYSGGDLSMVILLPQEGSQLAELEDVLEPGVVRSWLSELAKAEVEVFLPRFKSEQRFVLNDALYSLGMRDAFDMSAANFSGMTPGSKLYISKVLHKAFVEVNEEGTEAAAATAVIMSAKLAVPARPHVFRADRPFIFLIRDLRTGSVLFMGRLVSPAH; encoded by the coding sequence ATGAACGTACGGTCAGCACACTCGAAGCTAATGCTGGTAATGGCATGCTTTCTGACGGTTGCCTTCCTCAATCTCAGCGCAAGCGCGCTCGCGACCGACAGGGCGGACGTCGACTCCCTGGTCTCCGGCAACACCAGTTTCGCGATTGATCTCTACAAGAAACTCGCCCAAGACGAGGGCAACATCTTCTTCTCGCCATACAGCATTTCGTCGGCGCTTGCCATGACGTACGCGGGCGCGCGCGGCGAGACCGCGAGACAGATGGCGGGGACGCTGCATTTCGATCTGGAGTCTGAGAAGCTGCACGCTGCCTTCTCGGACCTAACGAAAACGTACAACCTTCCTGGGAAACAGTATCAGCTCTCCGTGGCCAACGCCTTGTGGGGACAGATGGGCTACGAGTTTCTTCCCGAGTTTCTAGACATCACTAACAAGCACTATGGGGCGGGCTTTCGGGAAGTCGACTACGTCGGCGCACGCGAGGAGGCGCGGGCGACCATCAACAAGTGGGTCGAGACGAAGACCTGCGGCAAGATAAAGGACCTAATCCAGGCTCAGGACTTGACTCCGCTCACGCGGCTCGTTCTGACCAATGCCATATACTTCAAGGGGCAATGGCAGACTCGGTTCAACTCCAAGGATACGAAACCTATGCCGTTCCACGTGTCCGCTCAATCTACAGTGGACGTTCCCATGATGCATCTGGTGGCGCAGTTCAACTACGCGGAGAACAGCCACGCGCAGATTCTGGAGATGCCGTATTCCGGCGGAGATCTCTCGATGGTCATCTTGCTCCCGCAGGAAGGGTCGCAGCTGGCGGAGCTCGAGGATGTGCTCGAGCCCGGTGTTGTCCGATCCTGGCTTTCGGAGCTCGCCAAGGCGGAGGTGGAGGTCTTCCTGCCGCGATTCAAGTCTGAACAGCGGTTTGTGCTGAATGACGCCTTGTACTCGCTCGGGATGAGGGACGCGTTCGACATGTCCGCAGCCAATTTCTCTGGCATGACTCCAGGTTCGAAGTTGTACATAAGTAAAGTGCTTCACAAGGCATTCGTGGAAGTGAATGAGGAAGGCACCGAGGCGGCTGCAGCCACGGCTGTGATAATGAGCGCAAAGCTGGCTGTCCCCGCTCGGCCTCACGTATTTCGGGCGGATCGTCCGTTCATCTTCCTCATCCGCGACCTACGCACCGGAAGCGTGCTCTTCATGGGTAGGCTGGTCAGCCCCGCGCACTAG